The window TACCAACCGCTGGCGTCGCCAGTTGGAAATGGCACCCACCGATCAGGCAGGGTTGCAAAATCTGGTCAAAGATATTCAAATTGATGGCCACAAGGGTTATTTTATGGCCCTGTATACGGGGATGGAAGGCCAAGGCATGTTGGTGGCCTTGGTTGAACAGGGGGGACAGACCTGGTTTATCAAGATGGTCGCTCCGAGCCAATTGGCCCATGCCCAGGAACAGGATTTTCTCAAATTTGTTCAATCGATTCAATTTCATGCGAAAGGAAGTCAGACCTGATGGAAACCCTTTCCGCTGATCTTTCCTCTGAAACTCCGGAACAAAAAAAAGCCACTGGCAAAGTAAAAAAGTCAGTTTCTCCTGCACAGCAAATTTTAAACTATTTTGGCTCTTTGCAATTGACTGTGCTTTTGTTGGTCTTGAGTATTCTGTTGATCTTTTTTGGCACCTTGGCACAAATTGACCAAGGGGTATGGACGGTTGTAAAGAGCTATTTTCGCTCCTGGATCGTGTGGATACCCTTTCAATTGCTTTTTCCCCGTGATCGGGTCGTGCCGGGTGCGATGCTCTTTCCGGGCGGTTGGACGCTCGGTTCGCTTCTCTTGATCAATCTGTTGGTAGCGCATATTCAGCGTTTTACACTTAAAAAAGATAAAATCGGTCTGTTTATTATTCACAGCGGCCTGATTCTTTTGCTGGCGGGTGAAGGCCTGACGGGTTTAATGGCTGCAGAGAGCAATATGAGCATTGATGAAGGAAGTTCTTCCAATTACAGTGAAGATATCCGTCATCCCGAGTTGGCCGTCATCGATGGCAGCGATGCCAAAACGGATCTGGTCACGGTGGTGCCTGAAAGCAAGCTGCGTTCAGGGCGTTTGATCCAGGATTCCCAATTGCCCTTTGATATCCAGGTCGATCGTTTCTTTAAAAATTCCGCCCTGGATCGTGATCCCAAGGGCGGAGGCTTTACAGCCAAGGGCATGCCCGAAGTCAGTGGCACGCAATCAGCCCAAGGCGGCATTGATATGCCCTCGGCCCTGATCACCTTGTATAAGCCGGGTACGACCCAGGTCTTGGGGGCTTATACCACCTCGACCTGGCTCAAAAGCCCACACAAGGTGGATGTGAACGGAAAAACTTATGCTCTTTCCCTGCGCTTTGCCCGTTCGTATAAGCCCTATACCCTGTTTTTGAAAGATTTCAGGTTTGATCGCTATCCCGGTACTGAAATTCCCAAAAACTTTGAAAGTACGGTTAGAATTCTCGACCCCGAACAACAGGTCGATCGCGAAGTGCGAATCTGGATGAACCATCCCCTGCGCTATCGGGGTGAAACCTATTACCAGGCCTCGTATAAACCCGATGAGTCGGGTACGGTGCTTCAGGTAGTGCAAAACCCCAGTTGGCTGATTCCGTATATTTCCTGCGTTTTGGTGACGCTGGGATTGCTCTGGCAGTTTGGATTTTCGCTGATGCGCTCGCTCAAGCGCCGTCAGAAAAGGAGTGCTGTATGAAAGTTTTACAACGTTACCTGCCTTTGATTCTGAGCCTGATTTGCCTTTTGGCTTTCGGAAGCGCCTTGGTATCAAAGCCCTATACGCATTCCAGCTACGATCTGAACAGCTTCAGTCAGTTTCCCGTGCTGTACAAGGGCCGTGTGCAACCCCTGGATTCCTTTGCGCGCAATAACCTGCTTGTGATTACCCACAAGCAGAGCTATACAGATTTTGAAGGCCACAAACAACCTGCGATTCACTGGCTTTTGGAAATGATGAGTGGTTCACCCAGTATTGCCAAAGAGCCGGTCTTCCGGATTGAGCACGATGATGTGCTTTCTCTGATGCAGTTGAAACCCCGCGATGGTTTTCGCTATTCCTTGGGGGAACTCTTGCCCCGTTATCAGGCTCTGATTCAGCAGGTGCAAACCTCGTTTCAAAAGCCAGAAAGCAGCCGCGATTTGGTCGATGTGAAAACCATTGAATTGTTTAATCAATTGGAAGTTTATCGCCAAATCATGAGCTCTGAAGTGCCGCTGATGCTTCCCCCTGTGGATCCCCATTCGGATCAGTGGTTGCCTTTGGGTAGCGAGAAAAAAGATTTGAATCTGAGTACCCCTGCCAATGCTTGGTATAAAACCTTAAAAGCCTACCGTGACAAGGATGTTGCTGGGTTTAATGCCGGAACGCGGGAATATCTTCAAGCTCTGCACCAGACCCATCCCAATCTTTTTCCGAAACTTTCACTTGAGCAGCGATTTAACCTGACTCAGCCCTTTTTACAGGCCATGATTTATCTGGTTTTGGCCTTTCTTCTCAGCCTGTTTGGCTGGATGTTTTGGGGAGAAAGTCTGCGGAAATCGGCATTTGGTGTGCTTTTGATTGGGCTCTTGGTCTTTACCCTGGCCCTGTTTACACGCATGTATTTAACCGGTCGCCCACCGGTCACCAATCTTTATTCCTCTGCGATCTTTGTCGGCTGGATTGCCGTGATCATGGGCATTGGCATTGAGTGGTTCATGAAAAATGGTTTTGGCACGATTATGGCTGCGATCACGGGGTTCTGCGCACTCTTGGTGGCGCAAAATCTGGGCAGTGATGGCGATACCATGGAAATGATGCGCGCCGTTTTGGATACCAATTTCTGGCTTGCAACCCATGTGACCACCGTGACCATGGGCTATGCGGCTAGTTTTCTTGCTGGTTTTATGGGCCTGATTCTGATTCTGATGGGGGTTCTGAGTAAAAAATTAGACAAGGAACTCTACAACAAAATCTCAAGCATGATCTATGGCACTGTTGCCTTTGCGACCCTGTTCAGTTTTGTCGGCACGGTACTGGGCGGCATTTGGGCCGATCAGAGCTGGGGGCGTTTCTGGGGCTGGGATCCCAAAGAAAATGGCGCTGTAATTATCGTACTCTGGAACGCAATTATTCTGCATGCCCGCTGGGGAGGCCTGGTACGCAAGCGCGGAATTGCGCTCTTGGCTGTGGGTGGCAATATTGTCACGGCCTGGTCTTGGTTTGGCGTGAATATGCTGGGCGTAGGGCTGCATTCCTATGGGTTTACAGACAAGGCGTTTATTGGTTTAACCGGTTTTGTGCTTTTGAACTTGCTGGTGATTTTTCTGGGCTCTTTGCCTGAAGAAAGCTGGCGCAGTTTTAAAGCCATCGCAGACAAGAAAAAAGAAGCCAGTCATCCCACTGTTTAATCGATTTTTCATGAGCCCCTGAATGCTATTTGTATTCAGGGGCTTTTGATTGGGCATATTCTCTAGCATTCCGAGACCTGGCCTGAAGCGGTTTGGTAAATTGATGCCGCCCGCTTATAATGAAGGCAGACATATATTTCGTGGTAAAAATGAAGCGACTCAGACTTTTTTTCCTCTTTGCTATGGTTTTCAGTGCCTCTTGTCAGCACCCTTCTGCCCCTTTGGTGGTTTCTTCTCTGGGGGTTGGCAGAGTGCCTGCGCAAACCCGCCCTCCCTCCAGTGAAAAACCCTTGCAGACTGACTCAGAAAAGGCTGCTCTGCTTCAATCCCCAGCGGATGAACTGGCGGCTGAAAACCAAGCCGAATTGCGTTCACTGGATTTGTCGCCCTTGGAGATTCTTCCGCTTGAAGATCAAGCTTCAAACCAGGATCGTCCTGCGAATTTAGCCCAGGCGCTGGCCCAGGTCAAAGCGCTGTCAGCGCAAGTTGAATTGGAAAGTGTCTCCGTCCAGGCGTCTGGGGTTGCTCCCTCCTGTGGCTTGGATTGTCAGACTGAGTTGGCTTTGGCCCAGCATTTGCCGCTCTCTCAGCAGCAGTGGCTGGGGGCGCACAATGCCTATAATTCCAAGGGAATTTTTAAAAACCAGTCCTGGACTCTTTCTCAGCAGCTCGATGCCGGGGTTCGGGTGCTAGAGTTGGATTTGCACCGCCGTTTACT is drawn from bacterium (Candidatus Blackallbacteria) CG13_big_fil_rev_8_21_14_2_50_49_14 and contains these coding sequences:
- a CDS encoding ResB protein required for cytochrome C biosynthesis is translated as METLSADLSSETPEQKKATGKVKKSVSPAQQILNYFGSLQLTVLLLVLSILLIFFGTLAQIDQGVWTVVKSYFRSWIVWIPFQLLFPRDRVVPGAMLFPGGWTLGSLLLINLLVAHIQRFTLKKDKIGLFIIHSGLILLLAGEGLTGLMAAESNMSIDEGSSSNYSEDIRHPELAVIDGSDAKTDLVTVVPESKLRSGRLIQDSQLPFDIQVDRFFKNSALDRDPKGGGFTAKGMPEVSGTQSAQGGIDMPSALITLYKPGTTQVLGAYTTSTWLKSPHKVDVNGKTYALSLRFARSYKPYTLFLKDFRFDRYPGTEIPKNFESTVRILDPEQQVDREVRIWMNHPLRYRGETYYQASYKPDESGTVLQVVQNPSWLIPYISCVLVTLGLLWQFGFSLMRSLKRRQKRSAV